In Chitinophaga varians, the following are encoded in one genomic region:
- a CDS encoding S10 family peptidase: protein MSVFNKAWMPLFVAGLTSLSSAVQAQQAPPSGKPAPKADITGANPTLSLSADTAVTSYHDVTVKGQKIPYKAIAGTQPVWDQDGKTVAGLFYTYYERTDVKDRASRPLVISFNGGPGTPSVWMQIAYTGPRLLNIDDEGYPVQPYGIRENPQSILDIADIVYIDPANTGYSRINKDAPRDKFFGTNADIKYLAEWINTFVSRHNRWASPKYLIGESYGTTRVSGLALELQNAQWMYLNGVILVSPTDLGIARSGPVDAALSLPYFAATAWYHKALGTDLQQKDLTAVLPEVENFTIQELIPAISQGGFLDDQKRKDIAARMARYSGLSEKVILQHNLNIPVDFFWKELLRDRGYTVGRLDSRYLGQDKEDAGASPDYNAELTSWLHAFTPAMNIYLREELKFSTDLKYMMFGPVHPWDRSNDRTGENLRQAMAANPYLHVMIQSGYYDGACDYFNAKYSMWQLDPGGRLKNRLSWKGYRSGHMMYLRKDDLATGNEDIREFIRKSLPKAGQPAKY, encoded by the coding sequence ATGAGCGTATTCAACAAGGCCTGGATGCCTTTATTTGTGGCTGGTCTCACCAGTCTGTCATCCGCAGTACAGGCCCAACAGGCGCCGCCATCCGGCAAACCGGCGCCTAAAGCAGACATCACCGGCGCCAACCCGACATTATCCCTCAGTGCGGACACTGCTGTCACCAGTTATCATGATGTTACCGTTAAAGGGCAGAAGATCCCCTATAAAGCCATTGCCGGCACACAGCCGGTATGGGACCAGGACGGCAAAACCGTCGCCGGGCTTTTTTACACCTATTATGAAAGGACCGATGTAAAAGACCGGGCTTCCCGTCCGCTGGTCATCTCCTTCAATGGTGGCCCCGGCACGCCCTCTGTATGGATGCAGATCGCGTATACCGGTCCCCGTCTGTTGAATATTGATGATGAAGGATATCCCGTACAGCCTTACGGCATACGTGAAAACCCACAGTCTATTCTCGACATTGCGGACATCGTTTACATCGATCCTGCCAACACCGGCTATTCCCGGATTAATAAAGACGCGCCACGCGACAAATTTTTCGGCACCAACGCTGACATAAAATACCTCGCAGAGTGGATCAACACGTTCGTTTCCCGCCACAACCGCTGGGCATCGCCGAAGTACCTCATCGGGGAAAGTTATGGCACCACCCGGGTGTCCGGTCTGGCGTTGGAACTGCAAAACGCGCAATGGATGTACCTCAACGGCGTCATCCTGGTATCGCCAACTGATCTGGGCATAGCACGCAGCGGGCCGGTAGATGCGGCATTGTCATTGCCTTACTTTGCCGCCACCGCCTGGTACCACAAGGCACTGGGCACCGACCTTCAACAGAAAGACCTGACAGCCGTACTGCCGGAAGTAGAGAACTTCACGATCCAGGAACTGATACCTGCCATCAGCCAGGGGGGCTTCCTCGATGACCAAAAGAGAAAAGACATCGCCGCCCGCATGGCCCGCTATTCCGGCCTCTCCGAAAAAGTGATCCTGCAGCACAACCTGAATATCCCGGTAGATTTCTTCTGGAAAGAACTGCTCCGTGACCGCGGTTATACCGTAGGCCGCCTGGATTCTCGCTACCTGGGCCAGGATAAAGAAGATGCCGGCGCTTCCCCTGACTACAATGCAGAACTGACTTCCTGGCTCCATGCCTTTACACCGGCAATGAACATCTACCTGCGCGAAGAGCTGAAGTTCAGCACAGATCTCAAATACATGATGTTTGGCCCGGTACATCCGTGGGACCGCAGCAACGACCGCACCGGCGAAAACCTTCGTCAGGCGATGGCAGCGAATCCCTATCTCCATGTGATGATACAGTCAGGGTATTATGACGGCGCGTGTGATTATTTCAATGCGAAATACAGCATGTGGCAACTTGATCCGGGCGGACGGCTGAAGAACCGCTTGTCCTGGAAAGGCTACCGCAGCGGACATATGATGTACCTCCGTAAGGATGATCTGGCAACGGGCAACGAAGATATCCGGGAATTTATCCGGAAGTCGCTGCCAAAAGCCGGACAGCCGGCAAAATACTAG
- a CDS encoding helix-turn-helix transcriptional regulator, protein MEEFKPELIIEQVDRIPESAYIWHWKTEHHFPFHKHNKGQLTYVEGGVAFLYTRDKTYFLPARHYMWVPAGVEHYFAHRYPANFVRTIYFFKDEDDEQVPFYRQTGIYPVNTLLLEMILYTAKWDKDVLPGSNGYRFVKAIKNILPDISTSPLPINLPTTDNKRLQPVLRHINENLGEPLTLESISTEFNISERTLTRLFRSTMDISFFQYLKLARMIKAMGYLLETEKTISEIAWDTGYNSVSAFSNTFFKLVGKRPSDFQLKETGKG, encoded by the coding sequence ATGGAAGAATTTAAACCCGAACTGATCATCGAGCAAGTGGACAGGATACCGGAATCCGCCTACATATGGCACTGGAAAACGGAGCATCACTTTCCCTTCCATAAACATAACAAAGGACAACTCACCTATGTTGAGGGGGGCGTCGCTTTTTTATATACCAGAGACAAGACCTATTTCCTGCCGGCAAGACATTACATGTGGGTGCCTGCGGGCGTGGAGCACTATTTTGCGCACCGCTATCCGGCCAACTTTGTCCGCACGATCTACTTCTTTAAGGATGAAGACGACGAGCAGGTGCCGTTTTACCGTCAGACGGGCATCTATCCGGTGAATACGTTGCTGCTGGAGATGATACTGTACACGGCCAAATGGGACAAAGACGTGTTGCCCGGTTCCAACGGTTATCGTTTTGTAAAGGCTATTAAGAACATCCTGCCGGACATCAGTACTTCTCCGTTGCCGATCAACCTGCCGACTACTGATAACAAGCGGCTGCAGCCTGTATTGCGGCATATCAACGAGAACCTGGGCGAGCCGCTGACGCTTGAATCCATCAGCACTGAGTTTAACATCAGCGAACGTACGCTGACTCGGCTTTTCCGGTCTACTATGGACATCTCTTTTTTTCAGTACCTGAAACTGGCCAGGATGATCAAAGCTATGGGTTACCTGCTGGAGACAGAAAAGACCATCAGTGAAATAGCCTGGGATACCGGCTACAACAGCGTGTCCGCATTCAGCAATACTTTCTTTAAACTGGTGGGCAAACGTCCGTCCGACTTCCAGCTAAAGGAAACAGGAAAGGGATGA
- a CDS encoding TolC family protein, with product MLSALLAGKTAVCQNPEQSPLTLTDVWNKAALYNKQLQMQQLRVAGAQQQVKAAMDERLPEIKASGSYSRVSNLPMYEKGIFNAPTQFPVVHQAYSVGADAYLNVYNGGKTSREITVRQTESELAAEQRNMTNAEIKYKAAAFYLDIYRYRMYEKVLLLDIRDREKELEEIRQLLKNGVVLKSDVLRAELKLSKQKMTLLEIRNSLLIANQRLNIMIGQPDSIDNRLALDTLALAAVPEKDYNGYLAEAYEHAFPFKISEKETALSELRLKEVKSNILPKVGLFAEYSYAYPQILFYPYAISLYGLGQVGIKAGLPISALYQNKHKKQAARIALEQQEIEHADTKDKVREEVRAGYLRYTEALERIRVAQENILQAQENFRIVNNTYFNQLSLLTDLLDAETQLLQSRFDLTNAEVTAQLQYYQLLKATGNL from the coding sequence ATGCTCTCTGCATTATTGGCCGGCAAAACAGCCGTTTGTCAGAACCCTGAGCAGAGCCCCTTAACGTTAACGGATGTATGGAATAAGGCTGCCTTGTACAACAAACAATTACAGATGCAACAGCTGCGGGTGGCCGGTGCCCAACAACAGGTCAAAGCTGCCATGGACGAGCGGCTGCCGGAGATAAAAGCCAGCGGCTCCTATTCCCGGGTATCCAATCTGCCGATGTATGAAAAGGGGATTTTTAATGCTCCCACACAGTTTCCGGTCGTACATCAGGCTTACTCTGTTGGCGCAGATGCCTACCTCAACGTATACAATGGCGGTAAAACATCCCGCGAAATCACCGTCAGGCAGACAGAAAGCGAGCTGGCGGCAGAACAGCGCAACATGACCAACGCTGAAATTAAATACAAGGCAGCGGCCTTTTATCTGGACATATACCGGTACCGCATGTACGAAAAAGTACTGTTACTGGATATCCGTGACCGTGAGAAAGAACTGGAAGAAATAAGGCAGCTGCTGAAGAACGGCGTAGTGCTGAAAAGCGATGTGTTGCGCGCGGAACTGAAACTCTCCAAACAGAAAATGACGCTGCTGGAAATAAGGAACAGTCTCCTCATCGCCAACCAGCGGCTCAATATTATGATCGGTCAGCCAGACAGTATCGACAACCGCCTGGCACTGGACACACTGGCACTGGCCGCCGTTCCGGAAAAAGACTACAACGGCTACCTGGCAGAGGCCTATGAGCACGCTTTCCCCTTTAAGATTTCAGAGAAGGAAACAGCCTTGAGTGAGCTCAGGCTCAAAGAAGTAAAATCGAACATCCTGCCTAAAGTCGGGTTGTTTGCAGAATACTCCTATGCCTACCCGCAGATCCTGTTTTATCCATACGCCATCAGCCTGTACGGCCTCGGACAGGTAGGTATAAAGGCAGGACTGCCTATATCGGCCTTATATCAGAACAAACACAAAAAACAAGCTGCCAGGATAGCGCTGGAACAACAGGAGATAGAGCACGCCGATACCAAAGACAAGGTCCGTGAAGAAGTGCGTGCCGGTTATCTCCGTTATACAGAAGCACTGGAACGTATCCGCGTGGCACAGGAGAACATCCTGCAGGCGCAGGAAAATTTCCGGATCGTGAACAATACCTATTTTAATCAGCTCTCACTGCTGACCGACCTGCTGGACGCGGAAACACAGCTGCTGCAGTCCCGCTTTGATCTCACCAATGCGGAAGTAACGGCGCAATTACAATACTATCAATTATTGAAAGCAACAGGCAACCTTTAA
- a CDS encoding HlyD family secretion protein, with the protein MSNTHTNTNTNKTDRIISRITTVVASIVVICLAIWGIRTLLHQWKYEETNDAQVDEYINPVVAKVTGYVASIRYEENQEVKKGDTLVIIDNSEYAAQQQEADAALLNAKAQVGVIQSNVSTSAESAKVYQSQIAAAKAKLHNQEQEYDRYKKLYDAESATKQQLEKVEAALAVARSDYNTAIDAYNASLAKINDARVQQSALEAEIKRREAVVKNRALTVSYTVITAPYNGKMGRRTIQPGQLIQAGQTLAYIVDWEAGKWVVANFKETQIRHMFIGETTNIIVDAFPGKTFTGKIESLSGATGSRFSLLPPDNATGNFVKIAQRIPVRIRLNGTPEELKALSAGMSVNVSVSKARQ; encoded by the coding sequence ATGAGCAACACACACACCAACACGAACACGAACAAAACAGACAGGATTATATCGAGGATCACAACCGTGGTTGCCTCCATTGTGGTGATATGCCTCGCCATATGGGGCATAAGAACGCTGTTGCACCAATGGAAATACGAAGAAACCAACGACGCGCAGGTCGATGAATATATCAACCCCGTAGTGGCTAAAGTTACTGGCTACGTGGCGTCTATCCGTTATGAGGAAAACCAGGAAGTAAAGAAGGGAGACACGCTCGTGATCATAGATAACAGCGAATATGCCGCACAGCAACAGGAAGCGGATGCGGCGCTGTTGAACGCCAAAGCACAGGTCGGCGTTATCCAGAGCAATGTGTCCACTTCTGCCGAATCGGCCAAAGTATACCAGTCACAGATCGCCGCAGCCAAAGCAAAGCTGCATAACCAGGAACAGGAATACGACCGCTACAAAAAACTCTACGATGCGGAGTCTGCGACCAAACAGCAACTGGAAAAAGTGGAAGCTGCCCTGGCCGTGGCCCGCTCTGACTATAATACTGCCATAGACGCCTACAATGCGTCCCTTGCCAAAATCAATGACGCCCGCGTGCAGCAGAGCGCGCTGGAAGCGGAAATTAAAAGGAGAGAGGCCGTTGTAAAAAACAGGGCCCTCACTGTTTCCTATACTGTCATCACCGCGCCGTATAACGGTAAAATGGGCCGCCGTACCATCCAACCGGGGCAGCTGATCCAGGCTGGCCAGACACTCGCCTACATCGTGGACTGGGAAGCCGGTAAATGGGTAGTGGCCAATTTCAAGGAAACACAGATCCGTCACATGTTTATCGGGGAAACTACCAACATCATCGTAGATGCCTTTCCGGGAAAAACTTTCACCGGCAAAATAGAGTCCCTGTCAGGCGCCACCGGCAGCCGGTTTTCATTGCTGCCGCCAGACAATGCTACGGGCAACTTTGTGAAGATAGCACAACGCATCCCCGTACGGATACGCCTAAACGGCACGCCGGAAGAACTGAAAGCGCTGTCGGCCGGTATGAGCGTCAATGTATCTGTATCTAAAGCCCGTCAATGA
- a CDS encoding MFS transporter, producing the protein MSKGNPIFRSWAPEWLTRLTIFLVMFPTVMLFALSTANISAATGFYGVEPADIQFSMLLYYAALASFTPLERRFFSRVSTKEYFLICLVLQVLISYACYNTRSLTVLFAGRFLQGMVNCGVTSICLTLLFGRLKSEHARETGYAIFYTMILCSASLTSLVTAPLVDNFEYNVLYKMIIYTFVPGGILLLLLMNKVHLVRKTPLYQLDWASFFLYSPMLILIGYVVTYGQQYYWLQDDSIVWSLIAIVLLAIVFVTRQLTRKRPFIHQEVFQSRAFLFGIFLIGMLYLIRGAFSITTSYFSTVLGMDPINLYELLIYNIAGIIIGAVISGRLIVKKRPLQFIWLAGFFLLLLFHGGMYFLFASEADMNTFILPLLLQGMGAGMVFTPILLFTISSVPTELSQSAAAVGVFIRFAFFGISTALINYFSLFYSGTHAMRLSDHVSRADNGLQERLHLYESALHARGMEPDMAGRAATGLLNKAIQKQAFLKYAMDYNEMVVILILGLMLLIIMAPFINRTIIDVKAKQPAAATF; encoded by the coding sequence ATGAGCAAAGGTAATCCCATATTCAGGTCATGGGCGCCGGAATGGCTGACCAGGCTCACGATCTTCCTCGTGATGTTTCCTACGGTCATGCTATTTGCGTTGTCAACTGCCAATATCAGCGCGGCAACAGGGTTCTACGGGGTGGAACCGGCCGACATACAGTTTTCCATGCTGTTGTATTACGCCGCCCTCGCCAGCTTTACACCGCTGGAACGCCGCTTTTTCAGCCGCGTGTCCACCAAGGAATATTTTCTGATATGCCTGGTATTACAGGTACTGATAAGTTATGCGTGTTACAATACCCGTTCACTGACGGTACTCTTTGCAGGCCGCTTTCTGCAAGGGATGGTGAATTGCGGCGTGACCAGCATCTGTCTGACATTACTCTTCGGACGGCTAAAATCAGAGCACGCGCGGGAAACCGGGTATGCCATTTTTTACACCATGATCCTGTGCTCCGCATCCCTGACTTCCCTGGTGACTGCCCCGCTGGTAGACAACTTCGAATACAATGTGCTCTATAAAATGATCATCTACACATTTGTGCCCGGCGGAATATTGCTACTCCTGCTGATGAACAAAGTACACCTGGTGAGGAAAACACCGCTGTACCAGCTGGACTGGGCCAGCTTCTTCCTCTACAGCCCCATGCTTATTCTCATCGGGTATGTGGTCACCTACGGGCAGCAGTACTATTGGCTGCAGGATGACTCCATCGTCTGGAGCCTCATTGCCATCGTTTTACTGGCGATTGTATTTGTAACAAGACAACTCACACGCAAACGGCCTTTTATACACCAGGAAGTATTTCAGTCGAGGGCATTTCTGTTCGGTATTTTTCTGATCGGCATGTTGTACCTGATCAGAGGCGCGTTCTCTATTACCACCAGCTATTTCTCCACGGTGCTGGGCATGGACCCGATCAATCTGTACGAACTGCTCATTTACAATATTGCGGGAATTATCATCGGGGCCGTTATCTCCGGCAGGTTGATCGTTAAGAAACGCCCGCTGCAGTTTATCTGGTTGGCCGGTTTTTTCCTGTTATTATTATTTCACGGTGGGATGTACTTTCTCTTTGCGTCCGAAGCAGATATGAATACTTTCATACTGCCGTTACTGTTACAGGGAATGGGAGCGGGTATGGTATTTACGCCGATACTGCTGTTCACTATTTCTTCAGTGCCGACAGAGCTTAGCCAGTCGGCCGCAGCGGTGGGCGTATTTATCCGTTTCGCTTTCTTCGGCATCAGTACAGCGTTGATCAATTATTTCTCGTTGTTTTATTCAGGCACACATGCCATGCGCCTGAGTGATCATGTTTCCCGGGCCGACAATGGTTTGCAGGAAAGACTTCATCTGTACGAGTCTGCGTTGCATGCGCGGGGCATGGAGCCGGACATGGCCGGCCGTGCTGCCACAGGGCTGTTGAACAAGGCGATACAGAAACAGGCTTTTCTGAAATATGCGATGGATTATAATGAGATGGTGGTGATATTGATCCTGGGATTAATGTTGTTGATCATTATGGCGCCGTTCATTAATCGTACGATCATTGACGTGAAAGCTAAACAGCCCGCTGCGGCCACGTTCTAG
- a CDS encoding TlpA family protein disulfide reductase: MKKITTSARILLLFTALSTGAYAQQKTVVIKGTVVGDTRGYDRIDMYSRNPDRYDSMTVTNKTFSGEVPFEAPYRQLFASLYDSKVRGGYAPQAILIDKPGTYRVVARIDSTGTHYSSPDGAAQQVYAAFNEEMDKTWDGIEKKMKDKYGADVMKSLYGKNANAAAGAEMEAMEKAAINKLVQHYVSKNPGSYASAVILQRNSGSLDDKTLTALYTQLTPAIKALREGEAVKTEIAARKLSVNGATPADFTLKNEVEKAVKLSDYKGKYVLIDFWASWCGPCRAAFPHMRELYAQYKDKNFEILSISTDRDKAAWLKAVKDENNPWPQAHDDKGEVSKNTFNVQVLPTLFLLDPKGKIIAQKLEGEALDKKLKELLP; this comes from the coding sequence ATGAAAAAAATTACAACCAGCGCCCGTATCCTGTTGCTGTTCACCGCTTTAAGCACAGGAGCCTATGCACAACAAAAGACTGTTGTCATTAAAGGCACCGTGGTGGGCGATACCCGTGGCTATGACCGCATAGACATGTACTCCCGTAACCCGGACCGCTACGACTCTATGACGGTCACCAATAAAACCTTCTCCGGTGAAGTCCCTTTTGAAGCGCCCTACCGGCAGTTATTCGCATCACTGTATGATTCAAAAGTACGTGGCGGCTACGCGCCTCAGGCCATCCTGATCGACAAACCAGGCACCTATCGCGTAGTAGCCCGTATAGACAGTACCGGTACCCATTACTCTTCTCCCGACGGCGCCGCGCAACAGGTGTATGCCGCTTTCAATGAGGAAATGGACAAAACCTGGGACGGTATCGAAAAAAAGATGAAGGACAAGTATGGTGCTGATGTCATGAAAAGCCTCTATGGCAAAAACGCCAATGCCGCAGCTGGCGCCGAAATGGAGGCTATGGAAAAAGCCGCCATCAACAAACTGGTGCAACACTATGTAAGCAAGAACCCGGGATCTTATGCATCAGCGGTGATCCTGCAACGTAACAGCGGCTCCCTGGACGATAAAACGCTGACTGCTTTATATACCCAGCTCACCCCGGCCATAAAGGCACTGCGTGAAGGAGAAGCCGTTAAAACAGAGATCGCTGCCCGCAAACTCAGCGTCAACGGCGCTACGCCGGCAGATTTCACGCTGAAGAACGAAGTGGAAAAAGCCGTTAAGCTGTCCGATTACAAAGGCAAATACGTGCTCATTGATTTCTGGGCCAGCTGGTGTGGCCCCTGCCGCGCCGCTTTCCCGCACATGCGTGAACTGTACGCACAGTATAAAGACAAAAATTTTGAGATACTCAGCATCTCCACTGATCGCGACAAAGCCGCCTGGCTTAAAGCCGTAAAGGATGAAAACAATCCATGGCCACAAGCCCATGATGACAAAGGCGAAGTATCTAAAAACACGTTCAATGTACAGGTGCTGCCCACCCTGTTCCTGCTGGACCCGAAAGGCAAAATCATCGCCCAAAAACTCGAAGGAGAAGCACTCGACAAAAAACTGAAAGAGCTTTTGCCATAG
- a CDS encoding RagB/SusD family nutrient uptake outer membrane protein produces the protein MKKYAYLLLLTAYCLTACQKDFLNKGPLDRFTDELIWKDSSLVNLYIANIYSGIISEYDRGGSDLMMSYTDEGESNRPYLDGQLVNFAQYNSATGVFSDNWTSNYASIRKCNTLLEQLQSAPFSAALQQRMRGEAYFLRAFFYMDIYAYFGAFPIVDKSLGLNDELAIPRATNKECVNFILKDLEAAAALLPATYTDKAQTGRATKGACYAMKCRLLLNEQDYQGAAAAAKQVMDLNQYKLFPDFKAMFQPANDNNVEVIFDKQFGSLQSKQKHDLNDYEYPRNFTGFASGVNDPTQNIVDAFQMKDGKSWNESALYNPDRPYENRDPRLYSSVLYDGMMFRGEILDLQKGSAANPAERGTATGYYLKKFLDTTYDLKGISNPNLNNCIIMRLGEVYLNYAECQLKLGNAEEARTYVNLIRARAGMPVIPAGEMTWEKYEQERTVELAFEGQRWFDVRRWKKGPELLGRPVYGMVITVANGKRAYTRSKIEDRVFVAPKMYMFPIPLDVMNKYPAGKELKQNPEWD, from the coding sequence ATGAAAAAATATGCATATCTCCTTTTGCTCACCGCCTACTGCCTGACGGCCTGCCAGAAGGACTTTCTGAACAAAGGCCCGCTAGACAGGTTTACCGATGAGCTTATATGGAAAGACAGTAGCCTGGTCAATCTCTATATCGCTAACATCTACTCTGGTATTATCTCCGAATACGACCGTGGCGGCAGTGACCTGATGATGAGCTATACCGACGAAGGTGAATCGAACCGTCCTTACCTGGACGGCCAGCTGGTAAACTTTGCCCAGTATAATTCCGCTACCGGTGTGTTCAGCGACAACTGGACCAGCAACTACGCCAGCATCCGTAAATGCAACACGCTGCTGGAGCAGCTGCAATCAGCTCCTTTCAGTGCGGCGCTGCAACAAAGGATGCGCGGCGAAGCCTACTTCCTGCGCGCTTTCTTTTACATGGACATCTACGCGTATTTCGGCGCATTCCCTATTGTTGACAAATCACTGGGGCTGAACGACGAACTGGCTATCCCACGCGCCACCAATAAAGAATGTGTCAACTTCATCCTGAAAGATCTTGAAGCGGCAGCCGCTCTCCTTCCCGCCACTTATACAGACAAGGCACAGACAGGCCGCGCCACCAAAGGCGCCTGCTATGCCATGAAATGCCGGCTGCTGCTTAACGAACAGGATTACCAGGGTGCTGCTGCCGCAGCCAAACAGGTGATGGACCTCAACCAGTACAAGCTGTTCCCGGATTTTAAGGCAATGTTTCAACCTGCGAATGACAACAACGTAGAGGTTATTTTCGATAAACAGTTTGGCAGCCTGCAAAGCAAACAAAAACATGACCTGAACGATTACGAGTACCCGCGTAACTTCACCGGATTCGCCAGCGGCGTGAACGATCCTACGCAAAACATCGTGGACGCGTTTCAGATGAAAGACGGCAAGTCATGGAATGAATCGGCGCTGTACAACCCAGACCGTCCCTACGAAAACCGCGATCCCCGCCTTTACAGCAGCGTACTGTATGACGGCATGATGTTCCGCGGAGAGATACTGGACCTGCAGAAAGGCAGCGCCGCCAATCCGGCGGAACGTGGTACTGCCACCGGCTATTATCTCAAAAAATTCCTGGACACGACCTACGATCTGAAGGGAATTTCCAATCCCAACCTGAACAACTGCATCATTATGCGGCTGGGGGAAGTATATCTCAACTACGCTGAGTGCCAGCTGAAACTGGGTAATGCAGAAGAAGCACGCACGTACGTCAACCTTATCCGCGCACGTGCAGGCATGCCCGTTATTCCCGCTGGTGAAATGACCTGGGAAAAATACGAACAGGAAAGGACGGTGGAACTGGCCTTCGAGGGACAACGCTGGTTTGATGTGCGCCGCTGGAAAAAAGGGCCAGAACTACTTGGCCGCCCGGTGTATGGCATGGTGATCACCGTTGCCAACGGCAAACGCGCCTATACCCGTTCAAAGATCGAAGACCGGGTATTTGTGGCGCCTAAAATGTACATGTTCCCTATTCCCCTGGATGTGATGAACAAATATCCGGCAGGAAAAGAATTGAAACAAAACCCTGAATGGGATTAA